TACCCGATATAGGGGAGCGCTTGGTGCTCTACCAACGCCTCTCAAACATACGTAATAACGACGAGGCCGCCGATCTACAAAGCGAAATCGAGGACCGCTTCGGTCCCTGCTCCATTGAGGTTGATAACCTTATGCTTCTGATGCGCTACCGCGGGCTGTTACGTGCATATGGAGTTGTTAAATCGGAGCTCACGCCGCTTAAGATATCGCTGACCTTTAGCCCACTAGCGCTGCTGCGTGATGGATATAAACCGACCTGTAATACAAGGGTTGACGGACTAAAGGCCCTGCAATTAGTGCAAAAGCACCCCCATACCTATCGATTTGGTCGCGGGAATACGCTCTCAATTATTTTAAAGGAAGGTGAGACTGCCTCGCTCCCAGATCTTTTCCGTCGTGTCTTACAGGTGCTCGAAACGGTTGGCTACGGCGGCTCTGAGGGGTTAGCTTCGGCTAACTTATAATAGGAGACTGCCTTACTTGCACACCTCTCACCAACCTAATAAGATTCACTAAGTATGTACCTAACACCCCATCGCTGGATCGCTGTTCTCCCTATTATTATGAGCATCCTGCCATGTTGGGCGGCCCCAGAGACAACAAAAGCTAAGATCGCCAACAACGACTTAAAAGAAGAGATCGTACTCGATGCTATAGTGGCATCGGTTGATGATAAGCCGATCACCCTAAGTGACCTTAATGCACGTTTAATGCCTCCCCGTAGACTCGGCTTGCGAGAGGCTGCGAGCGATCAAGAGGCTATTAAAACGCTCGATGCTATCATCTTGGAAAGGTTAGTTGAATTGGAGGCTACCGCAAAGCGCCTCTCCATCTCAGATGCGGAGGTCGAGGATTACGTACAGGAGGTCGCCTCTAGAAACTCTATGTCGATCAAGGACTTTCAGTTGGCGCTCGCCAAGGAGGGGCAATCGATCGATTGGTACAAAAAACAGGTTAGATTTGACATCTTAAGGACCAAACTCTCCTCGGCTGTTATGCGGGGCGGTGCAAGTGTCAGTGATGGCGAGATCGATCAGTATCTAACCGATCATCCTGTATTATCTCATACAACCACCTCTATAAAGCTCTCCACAATACTTATCTCCTCGGAGCGTCGATCCCCCGAAGAGCTGCAGGCTAGGGTGCTTGAGGTACTAAGCGCACTTGAGGCTGGCGAGGCCTTCAATGCCGTAGCACAACGCCTATCTGATGGACCAAATCGTGCTGAGGGTGGCTCGCTAGGGCTTATAGCCGAGCAGGATCTTAGCCGTGATGTGTTCGATGCGGTCTTTGCACTAAAAGCTGGCTCTCACAGTAGGCCAATTGAGGGTGATAAGGGGGTCCAGATATTCTTTATTGAACAACGCTTTGCGGCAGGCGAAGATAGTGATAACGAAGAGAACCAGAAAGCACTTAGAGATGAGGCTCGTTCATCTATTCAGAAGCAAAAAACTCAAGCGCGCCTCTCTTCCTACTTTGTAAGTGACCTGTATAAAAATCACTCTGTAGATAAGAAATTATAACGGCATAAAGGAAAAGGAATTACGCATGAAGATAAATCCGGTTATTTTTCGAGAATATGATATCCGAGGAACCGTAGATACTGAGCTCACACCGGAGTTCGCGCGCATCTTGGGTAGGGCCTATGCAACCCTTGCTATTGAGAACAACCTCAACCGTATCGGAGTTGGCTATGACTGTCGCCTAAGCTCCCCTGCCTACGCTCAGGCACTCGCTGAGGGGCTAGCTGAAGAGGGTCTGGACGTTGTGTGCACAGAGATGGGTCCTACCCCTCAACTTTACTTCTCGGTATTTTCTCAGGATCTAGGGGGAGGTATTCAGGTAACAGGGAGCCATAATCCCCCAGACATGAACGGTTTTAAGATCCTGCTAGGCAAGCAAACGCTCTCTGGTGCCGAGATACAGGACCTACAGGTACGGTGTGAGCAGGTGCTTACTAAGCAGCCCACAGCGAAGCGCGGCACCATTAGCACAGTTGATATTCGCCAACCGTATATCAATAATCTAATAGAGAACTCCCGTTCTCATATGGGCCCCCGCAAGCTAAAGGTGGTCGTTGATGCCGGTAACGGTGTTGGGGGAATGATCGGACCAGAGGTTCTAAGAGCCCTTGGTGTTGAGGTGATTGAACTGTTCTGCGAGCCAGATGGGCGTTTCCCAAACCATCATCCAGATCCGACCGTACTCAAGAATATCCAAGCACTGGTTGCATCGGTTAAGAATAACAGAGCAGATTTCGGCATCGGATGGGACGGGGATGCGGACCGTATCGGTGTCGTTGATGAGCGTGGAGAGATCGTCTTTGGCGATATGCTCCTGCTAATTTACGGCAGGGAGATCCTGGCTGAGAAACCAGGCGCTACGATTATTGGCGACGTAAAATGTTCGAGCCTACTCTTCAATGACTTAAGGCAGCGCGGCGCCAATGCCATTATGTGGAAGACTGGGCACTCGCTTATCAAGAGTAAACTCAAAGAGACCAAGGGCGATCTAGCCGGAGAGATGAGCGGTCATATCTTCTTTAAGCACAGATTCTTTGGCTTCGATGATGCTCTCTACGCCTCTAGCCGTTTAGTCGAGATCATGAGCAAACATACCGGGCCGTTCTCATCACTTCTGGCTGGGCTTCCTCCGATGCTCTCAACACCTGAGATTAGGGTTGATTGTCCTGAGGAGATAAAGTTCGCTATTGCTAAGGAGGCGCAGTCGGCCTTTCCAGATTACGATGTTGATACTATTGATGGGGTGCGGGTTAACTTCGAGAACGGCTGGGGGCTTGTGCGTGCATCGAACACCCAACCTGTACTAGTGATGCGTTTTGAGGCTCTCTCTGCTGAGCTGCTTGAGAATTATCAGAGAATCGTCATCGAGAGGATTGAGGGGATTAAGGAAAGGCTTTTAAGGTAAAGTAAGAATAAAACTATTCACCCGATTAGATCCGTGTGCGTTAGCCCCTATCAAGGGGCGAGTTTGCGGAGCAAGCTGGGGTGAAAACAATAACTATTCACCCCAAAATGAGCGTCCCCGATCAGGGGACGACAAGAAAGGGTGGGTCTTTAGGGCCGATCGCAAGATCGAATCCTTTTAATCACCGACAAGTTTATACTGGGGTGAATAGTTACGGTAGGTCAATGTATAGATGCCTGTAACAAGCAGCTCCAGAACTATAACCGTGCGGGGGTTCTCGGCGGCGCGCTACTATGCGCTATGTGCCAGTGCAGGAGGAACAGCAGGAGCAACAGCAGACGCATATCAGGCCTTTTCCCGAGCCCTTCCGGAATCTGGCACGGTAGAGGAGAGAGAAGATCTCTCCGCGCTCTCTCTATTATGGATTGAGAATGCCTTTGCGCAATCTCAACGCGTTACGAACTTCCTTGACTCTGTGAGAAACGGCGAAATTCCGGAACCGTTACTTGCACAGCATGAGATCCGCTGCGATATGCGCCTACAACATACCTCCCCTGCCCTACTGGCCCATGAGGCACGCACGATCCTTTCCGCTCTTAATCTTCATGCTCCCCTGCTTCAACTCTTCCTTACGAGCCCCTCTCTCTCTTGTCCAGGTTGCGGCGAGCCGTGTCAATTATTTCGTAGTGCTAGCGAACTAGTAAGAGATATCAGATCTGATCATATTGCTGACGAGATCTCCATATCGCTGACTAGCACCTCTGCAACGCTCACTGATTGGGCAGCAAGGGCTGGCTTTACATGTGAACTTTTAAGCAATGGTCACCAACGCGTACTAATTGATTCACTTCACGCAGGGGAGCAGTTAGCCTCGCGAGTAGTTCAATTAATACAAAGCGCCTGGAATATCCCACATCTAATCGTCTCTGTGTCTAGTGCTGTACGTGAGACGATCTATGCGCCCCACGGCGCATGTCAACGTTGCCGTCATGTCCTGCCCCCAATATATCGAAAGCGTATAGATGAGTTGCTTGTTAATGGACCTACATCAGGTACAGCAGGATACATAGAGCGTGGTATAAATGTGGCGGGTGTAACGCTTGAAGCCCTACTCTGCACTCCGATTGCGCAGCTCAGTCTAACCTCACCCCTAAGAGACATTATATCTGAGGAGCTTCAACAAGATCTGTGCACTATTGGACTGGGTATATATCCTCTTGGCTACTCGGTAGCCAAGATTCCGCCGCAGGAGCTAGCAAGCCTCTCCGTTCTTGCTAGCTTTAGTCGAGCTGCCCCCTTAGACACAACTCTGATCGACCTGCCCCAAGAGATCTTTACTCAGGAGCGATCTAAAAACATGCGTGACGTTATAACGCGTCGATCAAAACGTAACGGTACACTCATTATCGGAGATGCTCTCCGCAAACCGTTACGGACCAAAGGCGTTACAGTTAACTCGATTCCAGCGCTAACACTTGGGACGCTAAAGATTAAAGAGAGCGCACCTGACCATTCAACCGTCCTTACTATCGGCTTGGGAGATTATTACTACGACCCAGGTGCCACTGGTATATCAACCAGAGAGATACTGCTTGCGCTAGAGGGAGCACCAGATGATTCACGGGTCTTGTTTGAAACACAGCATAAGCTCTCTCCCTGCGCTATTGAGCTCTTTAGCTATTACGGTAATATTCGAAGGCTCGTAATCGAGGAGCTCGCTCTCTTTGAACCACTTACTAAGCTATTTGCCTCCTCACTTGATGCGCGAATACGGGGTCTGCAAGCTAAGGATCTCTCAATTAGATCTAAAAAGCGCCCCTCGGCAAGCTGTCCAACATGTTTTGCGGCCGGAGTTATTCTTGAAAAGATTCCTGGCTGTGAGCGCCCCGCTGCTCTCCCCTGTTATACCTGTAACGGTATGCGCTTTAGCGCTCCGGCTAGCGAGGTGCTGTTTCGTGGACTCTCTCTCTCTGAGATCCTAAATTCATCTGCCTCACAGATAACTGGGGTACTCCGTGCATTGCCAAAAACTCGTCAGGTTCTTGAGCTCCTTACACTATTAGATCTTAATCAGATAACTCTTGGTATGCCGATTGCGCTACTAAGTTTCTCAGAGCACAGAAGGTTACAACTACTCAAGTCGGCGTTACTTGGAACCCTCTCTCGCCCGGCTATCTGCATTATTGAATATCCCTATGCAGGGCTCTCTGAACAACACTCAAGGGCGGTACATGAGCTCATAGAAACTCGTACCTACGCCCCATATACAGCCTGGATCGTGCTGGCAAATCCATCTGACAAGACGTTACAAATCAAATAGTTACGCACTACCCAAGCGATCCCCAAAGAGCTGCTCGTAAAAGAGCGGCCTCTAACAGCACAAAAGCTCAATTTCGAACCATAACAGTATCAAAGATATACAGCGCCTGTGCTCCGATATTACTATGGAGTGAGGCTATAAAGGTTCTTATGTCAGACGGCTCAAAGGATTTGAACTATCGATCAAAACGCTCCCAGAAGGGCGAAGCCGAGCTTATGATCTTCGGCATAGTCGTAATTATCTGCGCCCTTATCTCCGGCTCACTCTGGATCCTAAACTGGGTGAAAGACTCCAAGAACGCAAAGGTGGAGAACCGTCGATATGAGATGATATCCAAACAAAAACAGGGGCCCTTTGTAGCCCGCGCAGATCCAGCTCAGTACGTTGTTCAATGTAACGGCTCCGTCTGGAAATTGCTTCAAACTAACTATCGCTGCGAGGTCCTTCCAGAATCGTACGGAGAGCTTTATATAGAGTGGTAGTCAATCTTATGGATCTTGTTTGGGCAAGGGCAGGACCTGGGTAGCCGTAGAAGAGGCGCGGTAGCACTGGTAGCCCTCGACTCTAGTCCAGCCACGAAAAAGATCGCCCACCTGATTCCTTTCTTGCCGCTCTAGAGAGTGGCGCTCCAAGGGCTTCGCCGCATCTTTATCCTTGTGGGTGCGGGGGGGGGGGGGGGGAGTTATTGAACCCGCCCATCCCAACATCATCCACTGGAATGATGACCCACTATTTTTTCTGCGCGGATGCATCACCCTCCTCCCCTTGGCCGGGTGGTAGCGCCAGTAGCCCCCCCGTTGCTCCATGCTCCTGCCTAATAGCTATCCTCTGATCAAAGAGAAGAACTACAACAGGTACACAGCTAATATCGATCATCATTGCCGCGGGATGCGCTTCGCAGTAGGTGGAAAGCAGCCACTGAAAATCTGGATCAGTGACCTCGTGTGGAAATACCGCTCTAGCCATATAGCACTCCTCCATGAGTGTTTGACGGTGGGGGGGAGCCGCATCTTTTTGCGATCTCGCCCTCTCATTTAACACCGTACGGATCGTTTATTACGCTCCACATCTTGTGGAGCCAACTTCTCTCCTCTCTCCCTGTAACTTAAACGATTATACTTCTACAGGGACTTCACAGCAGTGGAGCTATTCATAGCCCCCTTGCCTATAGTTAACAGTCGGATAGGTGCCCAAATTTCTTGAGCTACAAGTTTGCCTATCAACTTCCCTAGCAATCCATAACCCGTTGAACTTACGTCTTAAATCAAAATAATTAGGCCTGTAATTGGATCCTTTCTTTAAAATTCACCCGTCTACATTTAGGCAACTATCGTTCTACCAAAGCCCGTTGGGCGGTTTTTAACAGCTTTACTTGAGAATTCTAAACAACACTCGTACACTAGATCAGAGAGGAGAAAGGCTTGTAAGATATTGATTTCCTTATTTTCTACCCCTATTTTCTCTAACATGGTGCGAATACACGCCGACTGCAAAGACTCGTAGATGTGCTACCGTGATAAACAACGATAAGCAGTATAGTTAACTTCTCATGATTCCGATCGAACCCTCACCTGTATACAACACCGATTCAACCCCCAACGAGGGCACCACGTACGAGGCTAGTCAGCACTCTATTGGAAAAAACGACATCGATGATGATGCTCGCAAGATCGTGTACCGACTTCAACGCGCAGGGTTTAAGGCCTATATAGTTGGTGGCGGTGTGCGCGATATCCTGATCGGCAAAACACCGAAGGATTTTGATATCTCTACCGATGCAACTCCGCGCGAGATCAAATCTCTCTTCCGTAATTGCCGCATTATAGGACGCCGCTTTAAACTGGCGCATATCTTTTTCTCTCACGGCAAGGCTATTGAAGTTTCTACCTTTCGCGATCTTGTCGAAGCATCTGAACCCTCCGATGGCGAGCAAGCCTCGCCCGTTGCAAATGACAACACCTATGGGACCGAAGCAACCGACGCTGTTAGGCGAGATCTCACGATCAACGGACTCTTTCTCGACGTATCAACGATGGAGATTATCGACTACGTAGGGGGCATGCAGGACCTTAAAGAGGGTGTTGTTCGTGTCATAGGAGTTCCGGAGATACGCTTTAAGGAGGACCCAGTTCGTATGCTGCGCGTTGTGCGCCACTCTGCTCGCAACGGCTTTAGCATAGAGCGTAGCTGCTGGAGCGCTATTATTGAGCACTCCTCTTGGATTACTCAATGTTCTCAGGTAAGGGTCTTTGATGAGCTAAAAAAGGATTTCTCCTCCGGATGTTTCCTTACTATTCTATCGCTGCTTGGAGATACCGGACTGCTTGAACATATCCTACCCGAGCTACTTGAAAATAATGCGCGACTACTCTCGGCTGAAAGTGATTTCAGCCAATGTCTTGAGAAGATCGACGACCTGGTTCTCAGTGGTACAGAGATCTCTCCAACCGTCGTGCTCACCATCATCGCACTTTTTACCGCTGGGGATTCGATCTGGCTGAGGGATCTTGCAGATATGCTGCCGCAAGCCTCCGATCTAGGG
The genomic region above belongs to Pseudomonadota bacterium and contains:
- a CDS encoding phosphomannomutase/phosphoglucomutase, whose amino-acid sequence is MKINPVIFREYDIRGTVDTELTPEFARILGRAYATLAIENNLNRIGVGYDCRLSSPAYAQALAEGLAEEGLDVVCTEMGPTPQLYFSVFSQDLGGGIQVTGSHNPPDMNGFKILLGKQTLSGAEIQDLQVRCEQVLTKQPTAKRGTISTVDIRQPYINNLIENSRSHMGPRKLKVVVDAGNGVGGMIGPEVLRALGVEVIELFCEPDGRFPNHHPDPTVLKNIQALVASVKNNRADFGIGWDGDADRIGVVDERGEIVFGDMLLLIYGREILAEKPGATIIGDVKCSSLLFNDLRQRGANAIMWKTGHSLIKSKLKETKGDLAGEMSGHIFFKHRFFGFDDALYASSRLVEIMSKHTGPFSSLLAGLPPMLSTPEIRVDCPEEIKFAIAKEAQSAFPDYDVDTIDGVRVNFENGWGLVRASNTQPVLVMRFEALSAELLENYQRIVIERIEGIKERLLR
- a CDS encoding peptidylprolyl isomerase, which produces MYLTPHRWIAVLPIIMSILPCWAAPETTKAKIANNDLKEEIVLDAIVASVDDKPITLSDLNARLMPPRRLGLREAASDQEAIKTLDAIILERLVELEATAKRLSISDAEVEDYVQEVASRNSMSIKDFQLALAKEGQSIDWYKKQVRFDILRTKLSSAVMRGGASVSDGEIDQYLTDHPVLSHTTTSIKLSTILISSERRSPEELQARVLEVLSALEAGEAFNAVAQRLSDGPNRAEGGSLGLIAEQDLSRDVFDAVFALKAGSHSRPIEGDKGVQIFFIEQRFAAGEDSDNEENQKALRDEARSSIQKQKTQARLSSYFVSDLYKNHSVDKKL